The proteins below are encoded in one region of Nyctibius grandis isolate bNycGra1 chromosome 7, bNycGra1.pri, whole genome shotgun sequence:
- the TMEM108 gene encoding LOW QUALITY PROTEIN: transmembrane protein 108 (The sequence of the model RefSeq protein was modified relative to this genomic sequence to represent the inferred CDS: deleted 1 base in 1 codon; substituted 1 base at 1 genomic stop codon) produces the protein MEMKFAXSLFVQRLLYCVLLILALTEELVFSVQVLSPTVSSSQGFPMDTTTITAMGTTTRHKDRHAAEPLSTSTHAIPHPVSLAEKAPSTGQKQASGPHAGEMETYHLYNQSALYSGQTRPKGKIFQVFKGNFTESSEPYLKTALHSPFPTLRSPFTDHPFQSQTTASSDPNGTGLARTTHSDPSPHRDSSGSLREAEQGDGAKLVVQEADFATTTAGPSTDPEAVSVPFKPTRYGVWDMLSKNNSWVTLNLSTNVPVFAGSGSATAAAGHSVQTSFDVSISSPAAGDPKGPTPTQHGAATNVTLLGSALSAAPATRLSSSISTAGSTATGNFLNRLVPAGTWKPGVQGNISHVTEGDKPQHRATICLSKMDIAWIILAISVPISSCSVLLTVCCMRRKKKTSNPENNLSYWNNAITMDYFNRHAVELPREIQSLETSEDHLSEPRSPANGDYRDSGMVLVNPFCQETLFVGHEQVSEI, from the exons ATGGAGATGAAATTTGCTTAA TCTTTGTTTGTACAAAGGCTGCTTTATT gtGTTCTACTGATCTTGGCACTGACAGAAGAGctggtgttttctgttcagGTACTGTCTCCCACTGTCTCCTCCTCTCAGGGCTTCCCGATGGACACTACCACTATCACAGCCATGGGAACAACAACTCGCCACAAAGACCGCCACGCGGCAGAGCCCCTTTCCACGTCCACTCATGCCATTCCCCATCCCGTCAGCCTGGCGGAGAAAGCCCCTTCCACCGGGCAAAAGCAAGCAAGCGGCCCCCACGCTGGCGAAATGGAAACGTATCATTTATACAACCAGAGTGCTTTGTACTCGGGACAGACTCGCCCCAAGGGGAAAATATTCCAGGTTTTCAAAGGCAACTTCACGGAGTCCTCAGAGCCTTACCTAAAGACGGCCCTGCACTCTCCCTTCCCTACCCTGAGGAGCCCTTTCACAGACCACCCATTTCAGTCCCAAACCACAGCGTCCAGCGATCCCAATGGCACGGGGCTGGCAAGAACTACACACTCAGACCCTTCTCCCCACCGTGACTCCTCGGGAAGCCTTAGGGAAGCAGAGCAAGGGGACGGGGCCAAGCTAGTGGTGCAGGAGGCAGATTTTGCCACCACAACTGCTGGACCATCAACTGATCCTGAAGCAGTGTCGGTGCCTTTTAAACCCACCCGCTACGGCGTATGGGATATGTTGAGCAAAAACAACTCTTGGGTAACCTTGAATCTCAGTACAAATGTCCCTGTGTTTGCTGGCTCTGGATCCGCAACAGCAGCAGCGGGTCACTCAGTTCAGACCAGTTTTGACGTCAGCATCTCCTCCCCGGCAGCAGGAGACCCCAAGGGACCCACTCCAACACAGCACGGCGCGGCGACTAACGTGACCTTGCTGGGCAGTGCTCTCTCCGCAGCACCTGCCACGAGGTTGTCCAGCTCCATTTCCACGGCTGGCTCCACCGCCACCGGGAACTTCCTAAACAGACTGGTTCCTGCCGGGACCTGGAAACCTGGGGTGCAAGGAAATATCTCCCATGTCACCGAGGGGGACAAACCCCAGCACAGAGCAACCATCTGTCTCAGCAAGATGGACATTGCCTGGATCATTCTGGCCATCAGTGTACCTATATCCTCATGTT cagttctgctgacagTATGCtgcatgaggaggaagaaaaagacatctAACCCAGAAAACAACCTGAGCTATTGGAATAACGCTATTACCATGGACTACTTCAACAGGCATGCTGTAGAGTTACCGAGAGAGATCCAGTCCCTGGAGACTTCAGAG GACCACCTCTCTGAGCCACGCTCCCCCGCCAATGGCGACTATCGCGACAGCGGGATGGTCCTCGTGAACCCCTTCTGTCAAGAAACGCTGTTTGTAGGACATGAGCAAGTCTCTGAAATATGA